From a single Bacillus pumilus genomic region:
- a CDS encoding alpha/beta hydrolase, which produces MIGCLCIHGFTGAPYEVEPLAQYLKQKTDWNMQSITLPGHGDELQLKGILYQEWIATAELELLSLNRTCDTIYLIGFSMGGMIASYLAAKYPVARLVLLSAAAKYVNPKQMIQDTRQMLKESFSGLIDTNPLYDRYRHKLTSTPLSAAVEFMKLVKQTKGSLEKLHLPVLIVQGESDGIVPASSADFIYHKIPSRQKEMFYLPDCKHHVCHEPCAQQLFEKVEYFLKKAI; this is translated from the coding sequence ATGATTGGCTGTCTATGTATACACGGTTTCACTGGCGCTCCTTATGAAGTGGAACCGCTCGCACAATATTTAAAGCAGAAGACAGATTGGAACATGCAGTCTATCACGCTTCCGGGGCATGGAGATGAGCTTCAGCTAAAAGGCATTCTCTATCAAGAATGGATTGCGACAGCTGAACTAGAGCTTTTATCCCTTAACAGAACTTGTGACACCATTTATTTAATCGGATTTTCAATGGGAGGAATGATTGCTTCTTATCTAGCAGCGAAGTATCCGGTTGCTCGTCTCGTCCTTTTAAGTGCTGCGGCAAAATATGTGAATCCAAAACAAATGATTCAAGACACAAGGCAAATGCTGAAGGAATCATTTTCTGGTTTGATTGATACGAACCCTTTGTATGATAGATACCGTCATAAGCTAACGAGCACACCGCTGTCAGCTGCTGTAGAATTTATGAAGCTGGTGAAGCAAACGAAGGGCTCTCTTGAGAAGCTTCACCTCCCCGTGTTAATTGTACAAGGGGAAAGCGATGGGATTGTACCTGCTTCAAGTGCAGATTTTATTTATCATAAAATCCCCTCCCGCCAGAAAGAAATGTTTTATTTACCCGATTGTAAACATCATGTATGCCACGAGCCGTGTGCACAGCAATTGTTTGAAAAAGTAGAGTATTTTCTAAAAAAAGCGATTTAA
- a CDS encoding UDP-N-acetylmuramoyl-tripeptide--D-alanyl-D-alanine ligase, with translation MIKRTAKQIAQMAGGTLSNQAFGEEQIHGVTTDTRKVSKGALFIPLIGEHFNGHTFASKAVELGAAAVLWNQKEANPPEGVPVILVDDTLAALQQLAKSYLKEENPRVVGITGSNGKTTTKDMIHSVLQTTYQVHKTDGNFNNHIGLPLTILAMPEGTEIAVLEMGMSAKGEIEFLSNLAEPDAAVITNIGESHMQDLGSREAIADAKCEITKGLKEDGTFYYLGDEPLIRERATALSQQVKTFGEAEDCDIKVTHINQLAEGTEFQVEGYAQGFLIPVLGKHNVKNALAAIAIGQHFGLNERQIAQGLMQTKLTGMRLELFKTEKGMTVINDAYNASPTSMKAAIDLVGDMDGFAHRILVLGDMLEMGSEEETYHYELGRYIKPEFIDHVMTYGRLGAFIAEGAKEAFGDARVFSFMDKEELKKKLADVAGPDDVVLVKASRGMRLEEVITAL, from the coding sequence ATGATCAAACGTACAGCGAAACAAATCGCCCAAATGGCTGGTGGGACACTATCTAATCAAGCTTTTGGCGAAGAGCAAATTCACGGAGTGACAACAGATACACGAAAAGTATCAAAAGGCGCACTGTTTATCCCGCTCATTGGAGAACATTTTAACGGCCACACATTTGCTTCAAAAGCAGTGGAGCTTGGAGCAGCAGCTGTTCTTTGGAATCAAAAAGAAGCCAATCCGCCAGAAGGTGTACCTGTTATTCTTGTCGACGATACTCTGGCAGCACTTCAGCAATTGGCCAAATCATATTTAAAAGAAGAAAATCCTCGTGTTGTCGGTATTACAGGAAGTAACGGGAAAACGACAACGAAAGATATGATTCATTCCGTCTTACAAACGACGTATCAAGTTCATAAAACAGACGGCAACTTTAATAATCATATTGGTCTTCCGCTCACTATTCTTGCAATGCCAGAAGGCACAGAGATAGCTGTATTGGAGATGGGGATGAGTGCAAAAGGCGAGATTGAGTTCTTGTCAAATCTAGCTGAGCCTGATGCAGCAGTCATCACCAATATCGGGGAATCTCATATGCAAGATTTAGGTTCAAGAGAAGCGATTGCTGATGCAAAATGTGAGATCACAAAAGGGCTAAAAGAGGATGGCACCTTTTATTATTTAGGAGATGAGCCTTTGATCCGCGAGAGAGCGACTGCACTTTCGCAACAAGTGAAAACCTTTGGAGAAGCAGAGGACTGTGATATCAAGGTTACGCACATTAACCAACTTGCAGAAGGCACTGAATTTCAAGTCGAAGGGTATGCCCAGGGGTTTCTTATTCCTGTATTAGGGAAACATAATGTAAAGAATGCCCTTGCTGCCATTGCCATAGGCCAGCATTTCGGACTGAATGAAAGACAAATCGCCCAAGGACTCATGCAAACGAAATTGACAGGAATGCGCCTTGAACTGTTTAAAACAGAGAAAGGAATGACTGTCATCAATGATGCATATAATGCAAGTCCTACTTCTATGAAAGCTGCAATTGATCTTGTAGGAGATATGGATGGCTTTGCACATCGTATTCTTGTACTCGGAGACATGCTTGAGATGGGCAGCGAAGAAGAAACGTATCATTATGAACTAGGCCGCTACATCAAGCCTGAGTTTATTGATCATGTGATGACGTATGGCCGCCTAGGTGCATTCATCGCTGAAGGAGCAAAGGAAGCATTCGGTGATGCGCGTGTGTTCTCATTTATGGACAAAGAGGAATTGAAGAAAAAACTAGCTGACGTAGCAGGACCTGACGATGTTGTTCTAGTCAAAGCTTCACGCGGCATGAGATTAGAAGAAGTCATTACTGCACTTTAA
- a CDS encoding D-alanine--D-alanine ligase — protein sequence MKISLGLIYGGKSAEHNVSLQTALAVTKALNTEKFDIHPIYITEEGEWLRGEKLTEPVSNVKMLQFEQNAKTFLPTSLNESMFPQPASADEKIDVVFPLLHGPNGEDGTMQGLLELLNIPYVGNGVLASAAGMDKVMMKDVFAQAGLAQAKHLSFNKKDYEKATPDSLEQVEQVLGYPCFVKPANMGSSVGISKCRSKEELQTAFDLAFQYDRRVVVEEGVVGREIEIGVLGNDEPKCSVVGEIAPKTDFYDYKAKYEDGDTDLIIPASVSEDEYKTIHDMAIKAFKSLDGSGLVRADFFLTEEGEVLINEVNTMPGFTPFSMFPLLWKHTGVEYPELIEKLVSLAIERHQEKQTIKTTF from the coding sequence TTGAAAATAAGTTTAGGATTGATTTACGGCGGAAAGTCAGCCGAACATAATGTATCACTGCAAACAGCCCTTGCAGTTACAAAAGCACTTAACACTGAGAAGTTCGATATACATCCAATTTATATTACAGAAGAGGGCGAATGGCTAAGAGGAGAAAAACTCACTGAACCAGTATCAAACGTCAAAATGCTTCAATTTGAACAAAATGCAAAGACGTTTTTACCAACTTCTTTAAATGAGAGCATGTTTCCACAGCCTGCATCTGCCGATGAGAAAATTGATGTTGTCTTCCCATTGCTTCACGGACCAAATGGTGAAGACGGAACGATGCAAGGATTACTTGAACTGTTAAATATCCCTTATGTCGGTAACGGCGTTCTCGCTTCTGCCGCGGGTATGGATAAAGTCATGATGAAAGATGTGTTTGCTCAAGCAGGACTTGCACAGGCAAAGCACCTTTCCTTCAATAAAAAAGACTATGAGAAGGCCACACCAGATAGCTTAGAACAGGTCGAACAAGTACTTGGCTATCCATGCTTTGTAAAACCTGCCAACATGGGATCAAGTGTTGGAATTAGCAAATGCCGCAGCAAAGAAGAGCTGCAAACCGCATTCGACCTAGCTTTCCAATATGATCGTCGTGTAGTCGTCGAAGAAGGCGTCGTTGGAAGAGAAATCGAAATCGGTGTATTAGGAAATGACGAGCCGAAATGCTCAGTCGTTGGTGAAATTGCGCCTAAAACAGATTTTTATGACTACAAAGCAAAATATGAAGATGGCGATACAGATTTGATCATTCCTGCGAGTGTGTCAGAAGATGAATACAAGACAATTCATGATATGGCGATTAAGGCATTTAAATCCCTCGATGGTTCTGGTCTTGTACGTGCAGACTTCTTCCTCACAGAAGAAGGTGAAGTGCTGATCAATGAAGTGAATACAATGCCTGGATTCACCCCATTTAGTATGTTCCCGCTCCTTTGGAAACACACTGGTGTAGAGTATCCAGAGTTGATTGAAAAACTAGTGTCACTTGCAATTGAACGCCATCAAGAAAAACAAACCATTAAAACAACTTTTTAA
- a CDS encoding n-acetylglutamate synthase, whose amino-acid sequence MFQYDGKTFIPQSNSSNGEVSSRTVFQYRQDGNILTGTYQGGSIVSGVLVGTVNEDGTLHFRYHHVSKDGSIRSGSCDSTPKQLDNGKIQLFEKWKWMDGDQSDGESVIVEQ is encoded by the coding sequence TTGTTTCAATATGACGGAAAAACCTTTATCCCGCAGTCTAACTCGAGTAACGGAGAAGTATCATCAAGAACCGTATTTCAATATCGTCAGGACGGGAATATATTAACGGGCACATATCAAGGCGGCAGTATTGTTTCTGGCGTACTTGTAGGAACTGTAAATGAGGATGGAACACTTCATTTTAGATATCACCATGTCAGCAAAGACGGCAGCATAAGAAGCGGGTCTTGCGATTCCACACCTAAGCAGCTGGATAACGGAAAAATTCAACTGTTCGAAAAGTGGAAATGGATGGATGGCGATCAAAGTGATGGTGAATCTGTCATTGTGGAACAGTAG